Proteins from one Dysgonomonas sp. HDW5A genomic window:
- a CDS encoding GNAT family N-acetyltransferase, whose amino-acid sequence MSKKHIPFFDFNKPENISLDIIYDQCSGPGGLKLVDFLADKMKISPKSSLLDVGANRGFPTCYLTKKYQTHTVAIDPWYDLREPTVPLIEFIKENAQLWNVEKHLEALIIGLPNSYFEDCSFDYVYSTTALEMIRMLEGEAGYLTALKDILRILKPGGIFGLAEPMHLEVDLPEDLEPYVSQVPFPWKECFRSISQTTEALKLAGFEILEADYAPHAQLWWREYAQHDPLCKSKPEEDPKTLEVDNGRWTSFGYIIARKKMKQHLKDNQMIIRQEKEQDYAEIYNLIKTAFETAKVKDGDEQDFAVKLRAGETYIPELALVGEKGGKLVGHIMFTKLNINTPDGIIETLLLAPIAVLLEYRNQRVGSLLIKKGFELAKKMGYTAVFLCGDPAYYNRFGFRATTEFGILNDCGIPDQYVLTCELTDNALQGIKGTVTLQ is encoded by the coding sequence ATGAGTAAAAAACATATCCCATTTTTCGACTTTAACAAACCCGAAAACATCAGCTTAGATATTATCTACGATCAGTGCAGCGGTCCCGGAGGGCTTAAGCTTGTAGATTTCTTAGCAGATAAAATGAAAATAAGCCCTAAGTCATCACTTCTTGATGTTGGTGCAAACAGAGGTTTCCCCACTTGCTATTTAACGAAGAAATATCAAACTCATACAGTCGCCATAGACCCTTGGTATGACTTAAGAGAACCTACTGTTCCTCTCATCGAATTCATCAAAGAAAATGCTCAACTCTGGAATGTTGAAAAGCACTTGGAAGCATTGATAATCGGATTGCCAAATTCCTATTTTGAAGATTGCTCCTTCGATTATGTCTATAGCACCACTGCACTCGAGATGATCAGGATGCTGGAAGGTGAAGCAGGATACCTTACTGCTTTGAAAGACATCTTAAGGATTCTAAAACCCGGAGGCATATTCGGATTGGCTGAACCGATGCATCTCGAAGTTGACCTGCCGGAAGATTTAGAGCCTTATGTGAGTCAGGTACCATTCCCATGGAAAGAATGTTTCAGAAGCATATCACAAACTACAGAAGCGTTAAAGTTAGCAGGTTTTGAGATTCTCGAAGCAGATTATGCACCCCATGCACAACTTTGGTGGAGAGAGTATGCACAGCATGACCCCTTATGTAAATCAAAGCCTGAGGAAGACCCAAAAACTCTGGAGGTAGATAATGGTCGCTGGACCAGCTTTGGATATATAATCGCAAGAAAAAAAATGAAACAGCACTTAAAAGACAATCAGATGATTATCAGACAAGAAAAAGAACAGGATTACGCCGAAATATACAATCTTATAAAGACAGCATTTGAGACAGCTAAAGTGAAAGACGGAGATGAGCAGGACTTCGCCGTAAAGCTTCGTGCAGGAGAAACCTATATACCTGAGCTGGCTCTGGTAGGAGAAAAAGGTGGAAAGTTAGTCGGGCATATTATGTTTACTAAACTTAATATAAATACTCCTGATGGAATCATTGAGACTCTTCTATTAGCTCCTATTGCTGTCCTTCTCGAATATCGAAACCAAAGAGTGGGCTCTCTATTAATTAAAAAAGGATTTGAGTTGGCTAAGAAGATGGGGTATACCGCAGTATTTCTATGTGGCGATCCTGCCTATTATAATCGATTTGGTTTCAGAGCAACCACAGAATTTGGAATACTGAATGATTGTGGAATTCCTGATCAGTATGTATTGACTTGTGAGCTAACCGACAATGCCCTACAAGGAATCAAAGGCACAGTCACCCTACAGTAA
- a CDS encoding YafY family protein yields the protein MNRLERISSILVQLQSRSVITAQQIADRFDISLRTVYRDIRTLEEAGIPIIGNVGVGYSLVDGYKLPPLMFTREEAIAFLTAEKFIEKMSDLQNVQSYKSGMNKIKAVLRYVEKDYLSDIENNIGILGKSDTGRELPTAITQCILKSISEQKVMHICYSTNQKESERDIEPIGCFYSQINWYLIAFCKVRNDYRSFRIDKISSFSLKDEAFSQQHLSLPQYIEKYRLQEHIYEVIIRVKSTDLIVINDYKYYHGWLKEEINGEYTDIHFRIFNIEHFARWYLSFADIADIIQPDILKDKVKDQINSLIHKYKLGSVE from the coding sequence ATGAACCGACTCGAGCGAATATCTTCCATACTGGTGCAACTACAATCGCGATCTGTAATAACGGCTCAGCAAATAGCCGATAGGTTCGACATTTCTTTGCGTACGGTTTATCGGGACATACGAACACTCGAGGAAGCAGGCATTCCTATTATCGGTAATGTAGGTGTAGGTTACTCTTTGGTTGATGGCTATAAACTGCCTCCGCTAATGTTTACACGTGAAGAAGCTATTGCCTTTCTGACGGCAGAGAAGTTTATCGAAAAGATGAGTGATTTGCAGAACGTTCAGTCCTATAAATCGGGGATGAATAAAATAAAAGCAGTGCTTCGGTATGTTGAAAAAGACTACTTATCTGATATAGAAAACAACATAGGCATTCTTGGAAAAAGCGATACTGGACGAGAACTTCCCACAGCTATCACTCAGTGTATACTGAAAAGTATCTCGGAGCAAAAGGTAATGCACATCTGCTATTCGACCAATCAAAAAGAATCCGAAAGAGACATAGAGCCGATAGGCTGTTTTTATAGTCAGATCAATTGGTATCTCATCGCATTTTGTAAGGTGAGAAACGACTATCGTAGTTTCCGTATCGACAAGATCAGTAGTTTCAGTTTAAAGGATGAGGCTTTCTCTCAACAACACCTGTCATTGCCTCAGTATATCGAGAAGTACAGATTGCAAGAGCATATTTATGAAGTGATTATCCGTGTAAAAAGCACAGACTTAATAGTAATAAACGATTATAAATATTATCACGGCTGGTTAAAAGAGGAGATCAATGGTGAGTATACTGATATTCATTTCAGGATATTCAATATAGAGCATTTTGCCCGATGGTATTTGTCTTTTGCGGATATTGCCGATATCATACAGCCCGATATTCTGAAAGACAAAGTAAAAGATCAGATCAATTCCTTGATTCATAAATATAAGCTTGGAAGTGTAGAATAG
- a CDS encoding TonB-dependent receptor, protein MNKKPLFNWRNREWKMRLCLVALSILPPISGNVIASAENQNTIFNANEIQQQKKAITGLVVDNLGAPIIGASVKEKGTSNGTITDIDGNFSLNVDAKSVLEVSYLGFLTQTISVGGNDRIRVEMKEDSQALNEVVVTGFGLSQKKVTLTGAISTLGASDISRSFATTASGSLVGKIAGVNSRQTDGRPGASTDISIRNMGSPLYVIDGIQSDGGQFNNIDFNDIETVTVLKDASASIYGVRAANGVVVVTTKKGKRNTKNVVSLNAYYGWQDNFKFTEQSNSKTYVSSYVQAETLRGGQRTYNEEEYKKWMDGTETGYQGFDWYDYIWTSAPQYYTNLNVSGGSDKSNYYISVGHLNQDATVQNYGGFKRTNAQMNIDTQINERLKVGAGMNGRIETRKNPGAPGGDDYWLPRFAVFRNLPTKRPYANDNPLYPQKVSDDPQTNFAVMNYALSGYNKDEWRVIQLQANAEYDLLNGFKVKALGSYYYANRVNDIQEYPYKLYRYDEATDTYPVDYAMSDPYRERVNAYVEEISTNIQVAYDGKFGGHSLNAVAGMETIQRRDPSSTIYSRPVADNMHLINFKEIKSFNDNGANTQARLGWIGRINYNYVDKYLLELSGRYDGSWKFPPNDRWGFFPSASIGWRISEEKFWQESKITNIISDLKFRGSYGLVGDDNVNGYGAFDYMTGYDYNQGGSVIDGGYVVGTKPRGLPVTTLSWIKAKILNVGFDISFLNNRLTGQFDYFNRKRTGLPAARYDVLLPSELGFDLPRENLNSDANRGVDFMVRWTDKVDEFNYSIAVNATYARFYDWEQYDTRKSNSWDVYRNSIYQRYGYVNWGLEAIGQFQSWEEIANYTIDNDRKGNSTLMPGDIKYKDVNGDGVINGMDERPIGYRQDGTPIFNFGFNFVFEWKGFDLGFDFTGSTLNTYWQRWEQQIPFQNNGNTPSEILKNSWRLADIWDPNSDIISGKYPLVRLNMGDHSNYWNSTYWKSNVRYIKLRNLEFGYNLPKKVLTKVNITGLRVYIGGNNLFALSNVMGVDPEQKDDNGLGYPTMRMVNIGLNLKF, encoded by the coding sequence ATGAATAAAAAACCTTTATTTAATTGGAGGAATAGGGAATGGAAGATGCGGCTATGCTTAGTAGCTCTTTCAATACTCCCTCCGATATCGGGCAATGTAATTGCCTCTGCCGAAAATCAAAATACCATATTTAATGCAAATGAAATTCAGCAACAAAAAAAAGCTATAACGGGATTAGTTGTCGATAATCTGGGTGCTCCGATTATTGGAGCTTCTGTTAAAGAGAAAGGTACCTCGAATGGAACTATTACCGATATTGATGGTAATTTTTCTCTGAATGTCGACGCTAAGTCTGTACTGGAGGTATCCTACTTAGGTTTTTTAACCCAAACAATTAGTGTTGGAGGCAATGACAGGATAAGAGTTGAGATGAAGGAAGATTCTCAGGCTCTTAACGAAGTTGTAGTTACCGGATTCGGTCTATCGCAGAAAAAAGTTACTTTGACCGGTGCTATTTCTACTCTCGGAGCTTCGGATATTTCACGTTCATTTGCAACAACAGCTTCGGGTTCGTTAGTCGGTAAAATCGCAGGGGTCAATTCAAGGCAAACCGACGGACGTCCGGGGGCATCTACTGATATTAGTATCCGTAATATGGGAAGTCCCTTATATGTAATTGATGGGATTCAATCAGATGGAGGACAATTTAACAATATTGATTTCAACGATATTGAGACCGTTACCGTATTGAAAGATGCGTCGGCATCTATATACGGGGTTCGTGCAGCTAATGGAGTTGTAGTTGTTACTACTAAAAAGGGAAAAAGGAATACGAAGAATGTAGTTTCGCTGAACGCTTATTACGGCTGGCAGGACAATTTCAAATTTACCGAGCAATCTAACTCCAAAACATATGTAAGCAGCTATGTTCAGGCTGAAACCTTGCGTGGAGGTCAGCGTACATATAATGAAGAAGAGTATAAGAAATGGATGGATGGAACTGAAACCGGATATCAGGGTTTTGACTGGTATGATTATATCTGGACATCTGCTCCACAATATTATACAAACTTAAATGTATCGGGAGGATCGGATAAGTCCAATTATTATATCTCTGTCGGGCATCTCAATCAAGACGCTACTGTTCAGAATTATGGCGGATTTAAACGTACCAATGCCCAAATGAATATCGACACACAGATTAACGAACGGTTAAAAGTGGGAGCCGGTATGAATGGACGGATTGAAACCCGGAAAAATCCGGGAGCACCCGGAGGTGATGATTATTGGTTGCCTCGTTTTGCTGTATTTCGAAACCTTCCTACAAAAAGACCTTATGCCAATGATAATCCGCTTTATCCACAAAAAGTAAGCGATGATCCCCAAACAAACTTTGCGGTGATGAATTATGCATTGTCAGGATATAATAAAGATGAATGGCGTGTAATACAGCTTCAGGCAAATGCAGAGTATGACCTGTTGAACGGGTTCAAGGTAAAAGCACTGGGCAGCTATTACTATGCCAATAGAGTAAACGATATTCAGGAATATCCATATAAGCTGTATCGTTACGATGAGGCTACGGATACTTATCCTGTTGATTATGCAATGAGCGATCCGTACCGTGAGCGTGTAAACGCATATGTGGAAGAAATCAGTACCAATATTCAGGTTGCTTATGACGGTAAATTTGGAGGACATTCTTTGAATGCTGTTGCCGGTATGGAAACCATTCAACGCCGCGACCCAAGCTCTACCATTTATAGCAGGCCGGTAGCCGATAATATGCATTTAATCAATTTCAAGGAGATTAAATCGTTTAATGATAACGGAGCCAATACACAAGCACGTTTAGGCTGGATAGGGCGTATCAATTATAACTATGTAGACAAATACTTACTCGAGTTATCAGGACGCTATGATGGATCGTGGAAGTTTCCACCAAACGATCGCTGGGGATTTTTTCCTTCTGCATCTATCGGATGGAGAATATCTGAAGAAAAGTTCTGGCAGGAGAGTAAAATCACTAACATAATAAGTGACCTTAAATTTAGAGGCTCTTATGGTCTTGTTGGAGATGATAATGTAAACGGTTACGGTGCCTTTGATTATATGACAGGATACGACTATAATCAGGGAGGATCGGTTATAGACGGAGGGTATGTAGTAGGTACAAAACCTCGGGGTCTGCCGGTTACTACTCTATCGTGGATAAAAGCAAAGATTCTGAATGTCGGTTTCGATATTTCGTTCCTGAATAATCGTCTTACAGGTCAATTCGATTATTTCAACCGTAAGCGTACAGGACTGCCCGCTGCCCGTTATGATGTACTTCTTCCCTCCGAATTGGGCTTTGACCTGCCCAGAGAGAATCTTAACTCCGATGCAAACAGAGGTGTAGACTTTATGGTTCGCTGGACAGATAAGGTAGATGAATTCAATTACAGTATTGCTGTAAATGCAACCTATGCCCGTTTCTACGATTGGGAACAATACGATACCCGCAAAAGTAATTCTTGGGATGTATACCGTAACAGTATCTACCAACGATATGGTTATGTAAACTGGGGACTCGAAGCTATCGGACAATTTCAAAGCTGGGAGGAAATCGCAAACTATACGATTGATAATGACCGCAAGGGTAATTCAACCCTTATGCCCGGAGATATCAAATACAAAGATGTAAACGGAGATGGTGTAATCAATGGGATGGACGAACGCCCTATCGGTTATCGTCAGGATGGAACTCCTATTTTTAACTTCGGTTTCAATTTTGTTTTTGAATGGAAAGGCTTCGATTTAGGTTTCGACTTTACCGGATCGACTTTAAATACTTACTGGCAGCGTTGGGAACAACAGATTCCTTTTCAGAATAATGGCAATACACCCTCCGAAATTTTGAAAAACAGTTGGCGTCTTGCTGATATATGGGATCCAAACAGCGATATAATTTCGGGTAAATATCCATTAGTAAGACTTAATATGGGTGATCACAGCAACTACTGGAACAGTACCTATTGGAAAAGCAATGTAAGATATATTAAACTTCGGAATCTCGAATTTGGATATAATCTGCCTAAAAAGGTACTGACTAAGGTCAACATAACAGGCTTGAGAGTCTATATCGGCGGTAATAATCTGTTCGCTTTAAGTAATGTAATGGGTGTTGATCCTGAACAAAAAGACGACAATGGCTTGGGTTATCCTACAATGCGTATGGTTAATATTGGCTTAAACCTTAAATTTTAA
- a CDS encoding NAD(P)-dependent alcohol dehydrogenase: MKKSALNLLVFFTLVCSYSYGQTDGSHAGHVHTKGYAGMDAKSDLVPYEFERRAVGDDDILIDVLYSGICHSDIHTVKGDWGGTPYPCVPGHEIVGRVAQVGKDVHKFKVGDIAGVGCMVNSCGECEYCKAGEEQYCAKGATYTYGSSEGNGYTKGGYSNNIVVKESFALRVPENAPLDQVAPLLCAGITTYSPLRYNHVKKGDQVAVAGFGGLGHMAVQYAIAMGAEVTVFDITEDKRQSALDMGAVKYVNTKNEGEMQGLNNSFNLLISTIPFSFKVEPYMAMLKVDGTMVLLGVPPREQVPSLSTNALWGRRKIYYSLIGGIPETQEMLDYSIKNNIYPKVEVIPIQQINEAYKNVLDGKVQFRYVIDMASLK, translated from the coding sequence ATGAAAAAATCAGCCTTAAACCTTCTTGTGTTCTTTACTTTAGTATGCTCTTACAGCTATGGGCAAACCGACGGCTCGCATGCCGGACATGTGCATACCAAAGGTTATGCAGGCATGGACGCCAAAAGTGATCTTGTTCCCTACGAATTTGAACGTCGTGCAGTTGGAGATGATGATATCCTGATTGATGTTTTGTATTCAGGCATTTGCCATTCAGACATACATACGGTAAAAGGTGATTGGGGAGGGACTCCCTATCCTTGTGTTCCGGGGCATGAGATTGTAGGACGAGTTGCTCAAGTCGGAAAAGATGTACATAAATTCAAAGTAGGAGATATCGCCGGAGTGGGCTGTATGGTAAATTCGTGTGGAGAATGTGAATACTGCAAAGCGGGAGAAGAGCAATATTGTGCCAAAGGTGCCACTTATACCTATGGCAGCAGCGAAGGAAATGGATATACTAAAGGGGGATATTCAAATAATATAGTTGTCAAAGAGTCATTTGCCTTGAGAGTACCCGAAAATGCCCCATTAGATCAAGTAGCTCCGCTTCTTTGTGCGGGTATAACCACCTATTCTCCTTTACGATACAATCATGTAAAAAAGGGAGATCAAGTAGCTGTTGCCGGATTCGGAGGGTTAGGACACATGGCCGTACAATATGCCATTGCAATGGGTGCTGAGGTTACTGTTTTTGATATAACAGAAGACAAACGGCAGTCAGCTTTGGATATGGGTGCAGTAAAGTATGTCAATACCAAGAATGAGGGTGAAATGCAAGGGCTGAATAATTCATTCAATTTGCTTATCAGTACTATCCCTTTCTCTTTTAAAGTAGAACCTTATATGGCAATGCTTAAAGTCGATGGAACTATGGTGCTTTTGGGTGTGCCTCCGAGAGAGCAGGTACCATCGTTAAGTACAAATGCATTGTGGGGAAGACGGAAAATATATTATTCTCTTATCGGAGGTATTCCCGAAACTCAGGAAATGCTCGATTATTCCATCAAAAACAACATTTATCCGAAGGTGGAAGTTATACCCATCCAACAAATAAATGAGGCTTATAAGAATGTGCTGGATGGAAAAGTACAGTTCAGATATGTAATAGATATGGCATCTTTGAAATAA
- a CDS encoding GNAT family N-acetyltransferase, which yields MIIETTRLRIVPLTVEQFALLLCGVDKMEFELGLSPSNECLDEHTQQAMKRQYQKALNNLENYHWLANRQIILKSENKAIGCANFKNSLLENKDIEIGYGINPDYENQGYMTEAVKALCEWAINQPDVESVIAETDRENYASQRVLQKCGMTKFKESDIGFWWKLEKAGKMNIIKTRPELFRKTICSIWTDPYIQENLLKAHLDFSSDAASRNKESIEIIIDFINKHIAKESQLLDLGCGPGIYAELLSEKGHLVTGVDFNKKSIEYATQQNTSVKYIEGDYISNFPHGEYDAIIMIYCDMGTHSDNNCDLLLKNCYSSLKAGGKLIFDVFNEDIVNDKHESSDWEYSPDGGFWAEDEYLLLSQTFHYPENQAYSYQYNLLQGKDTKHFTIWDRYYTQNEIINVLEAVGFKNVIIQNKLLSTNDFTSSNEMFIVAEK from the coding sequence ATGATTATAGAAACAACCAGACTACGAATTGTTCCACTAACAGTGGAGCAATTCGCCCTGTTGCTATGCGGTGTTGATAAGATGGAATTCGAACTGGGCTTAAGTCCATCTAATGAATGTCTTGATGAGCATACGCAGCAAGCAATGAAAAGACAATATCAGAAAGCATTAAATAACCTTGAAAATTACCATTGGTTGGCAAACAGGCAGATTATCCTAAAGTCAGAAAACAAAGCCATAGGATGTGCCAATTTCAAGAATTCACTGCTAGAGAATAAAGATATTGAAATAGGATATGGCATAAACCCCGATTACGAAAATCAGGGATATATGACAGAGGCAGTAAAAGCCTTGTGTGAGTGGGCAATTAATCAACCCGATGTTGAATCTGTAATTGCTGAAACCGATAGAGAGAATTACGCCTCTCAGAGAGTATTGCAAAAATGTGGAATGACAAAATTTAAGGAATCTGATATTGGCTTCTGGTGGAAATTAGAAAAGGCAGGAAAAATGAATATCATAAAGACAAGACCCGAATTATTCAGGAAAACAATCTGTTCGATATGGACAGACCCCTATATTCAAGAAAACCTATTGAAAGCTCATTTGGATTTTTCGTCCGATGCAGCCAGCCGGAATAAAGAATCGATAGAGATTATAATTGATTTTATAAATAAACACATTGCGAAAGAAAGTCAATTACTAGACTTGGGATGTGGCCCGGGAATATATGCTGAGCTGCTTTCTGAAAAAGGACACCTTGTTACAGGTGTTGACTTTAATAAAAAATCAATAGAATATGCCACCCAACAAAACACTAGTGTTAAATACATTGAGGGCGATTATATCTCAAATTTTCCTCATGGTGAATATGATGCTATAATTATGATATATTGCGATATGGGTACCCACTCGGACAATAATTGCGACTTGTTATTAAAGAACTGCTATTCTTCACTAAAGGCAGGAGGCAAACTTATTTTTGATGTTTTCAATGAAGATATAGTCAACGATAAACACGAAAGCTCCGATTGGGAATATAGCCCTGATGGCGGATTCTGGGCTGAAGACGAATACTTGTTGTTAAGTCAGACTTTTCATTATCCCGAAAATCAAGCTTATTCATATCAATACAATCTGCTTCAAGGAAAAGACACGAAGCACTTTACAATCTGGGACAGGTATTATACTCAGAATGAAATAATCAATGTGCTTGAGGCTGTTGGCTTCAAAAATGTTATTATCCAAAATAAGTTACTATCCACTAATGATTTCACATCCAGCAATGAGATGTTTATTGTAGCAGAGAAGTAA
- a CDS encoding MGMT family protein, giving the protein MSKIDKEAFTQAVYDIVRTIPHGRATSYGAIAKAVGYYNMSRLVGRVMSECNSSITNIPAHRVVNSQGILSGKDAFGDSSEMQELLEAEGVIVSNNKIKNWKTVFWNPLDEINI; this is encoded by the coding sequence ATGTCCAAAATAGATAAAGAAGCTTTTACTCAGGCAGTATATGATATTGTGAGAACTATACCTCATGGACGTGCAACCAGCTACGGAGCTATAGCCAAAGCTGTAGGATATTATAATATGTCGAGATTGGTAGGACGAGTCATGAGTGAATGTAATTCGTCGATAACAAATATCCCTGCTCATAGGGTTGTGAACAGTCAGGGAATACTATCGGGGAAAGATGCTTTTGGTGATTCGTCCGAAATGCAGGAGTTATTAGAAGCGGAAGGGGTTATCGTTTCGAATAATAAAATTAAAAACTGGAAAACAGTGTTTTGGAATCCTCTTGACGAGATAAATATTTAA
- a CDS encoding VOC family protein — translation MLVKAYITFDGQAEAALNFYKEVFNGKIENMIRYGDGKGDTSADQLDDNSKNRIENARLDFGNNCFNVSDILPGEKFIVGNNIHLDIVFFDDQNVKETFDKLAVGAEIIEPLGAKPFSPNYGNLTDRFGINWSIMQMPKRN, via the coding sequence ATGTTAGTAAAAGCCTACATTACATTTGACGGACAAGCAGAAGCAGCCCTCAATTTTTATAAAGAAGTATTTAACGGGAAAATCGAAAACATGATCCGTTACGGAGACGGAAAAGGTGATACCTCAGCCGATCAATTGGATGATAATTCGAAGAATCGTATAGAAAATGCCCGATTGGATTTTGGTAATAATTGCTTTAATGTTTCGGACATTTTACCCGGTGAGAAGTTTATCGTTGGTAATAATATCCATCTGGACATCGTTTTCTTTGACGATCAGAATGTGAAAGAAACCTTTGATAAACTGGCAGTCGGAGCCGAGATTATCGAACCTTTGGGAGCCAAACCGTTTTCGCCCAATTATGGTAATTTGACCGATAGATTCGGTATTAACTGGAGTATTATGCAAATGCCAAAGCGTAACTAA